From the genome of Bombus pascuorum chromosome 2, iyBomPasc1.1, whole genome shotgun sequence, one region includes:
- the LOC132904727 gene encoding uncharacterized protein LOC132904727 codes for MDMQDNQEIDVYGAGEGYPSTGAGVGGQAGPTASLASDRGRVGVGHRAPIRVNASGEEMEDVAMEETREGGPPARTKANNIEAAKNRGRSGERKAERAGPEDRRRSNSRGGKPTPTPSHAPLAVPSTPLPTAAEHSGNTFQTFKIPKNVRDKVKAQDGHRSIDGSIESSQMRKESTSEGRSEDEESMASVTWRGKKRKITKVTPEVSDRMRNVIQGSSPRDVDAEVRRHQAEVLKVAATSSNLKGTYVKTLKDAVEYTVAAWSHQTTTSRVPDFLEERKKREALEREVESLKRRNEELEQRINRFLKGTAETAAPSPTEAQAPRSSGRAKDDIGAEIEMLKKSISSLGPSLLGTLREELREALRGTGLLRQATGGNNSGDKERTTMPRTASPKPPQQPPQSSQPSQQQEGQGQETDGEWRTMVSRNARRKAREQRRKEAGHGAPLPIAPQTSRARSAVGPAGQPPRTTPAALGGGERRRERNGEKKTGAQPAKRTYATVAGRAGSAVVRPALRPPPTSSAVTLTLRDGAPKTYEEILAEARRDKTLQKCGLEYVRTRKAATGAMVINIPDDAGMSKATQLASRLAGVLDPSTVRVSVPVPTAEIKLVGVDISLNEEELLEELSRAADCQPRDVRAWSAGTSRSGMGIFYAKCPVAGARKLAQAGRVTLGWTRAKVIALPRRPLQCFRCLEVGHMAAMCVSPVRRTHLCFRCGEEGHRARNCTAASPRCPICEAKGAPSKHRMGSAACKPPEVGPSGRRRARRTAMAKAAEATATTTSKGVTGAAEQASLSGNPPVGGKDSTIGCNLGRAGRAQDLLYQSIRESRTDVAVVAEPYNIPASPQWAGDLSGWVAITWPCTSGVSGRIAERGNGFVAVEWTDLVVVGVYISPNCDIRAFEDLLDEMGECVRRLLPRQVLVLGDFNAHSTTWGNDRTTTRGRELADWAAGLGLVLVNRGSESTYVGRRGASVIDLTWATQRLHPRIRNWRVAVEMETLADHLYVLMDIEPAKRSTSGDNNNNVEGRTSSRPGLPPPRRWKLKERDGDMLRATATVAAWCWDAKRNKNRGNVDGEAQELGEWMRRACDASMPRTSAGSRRDNSSVYWWSREIADLRDDCHRARRLLARARRRGRNRNEEEILERYRAHREARMALQRAIKEAKEASWKRLLESVESDPWGRPYKTVLRKLRPAAPPITENMDRELLARVIDTLFPRPEEEGGEEEEDSPRRHEDTEQAPPEERGCTRSGGGVPAMDQPGAHITREELEAATKKMAAKDVAPGPDGIPGRVWAETMDIMAPRLLHLYNRCLREGAYPRAWKVARLVLLRKEGRPPESPSAYRPICLLDEVGKLFERVIASRLGAHMESRVPGWHDNQFGFRRGRSTIDAIRRLREGVERVVAREGIAIAVSLDITNAFNSIPWSKIREALRFFEVPGYLRRIIGAYLRERWITYRSTEGEERRAVERGVPQGSVLGPMLWITAYDYVLRTPMPGSTGLICYADDTLVVAGGRWWYETAEAATEATRRAARAIGELGLKVAPAKTEALGFYDRRRRGPPPDGLTIDVDGVGVRVGSQLRYLGLIIDDQWSFEPHFESLAPKVAAAANALCGILPNIGGAGRGVRRLYDGVVRARAMYGAPIWARDLAASRRSQALLRAVQRTTALRIARGYRTVSHASATVLAASPPYALQALALQKVYGATRVRDGDRDEDAPQVRKEIEEETWDRWRLLLEKEARKTSHRAVDADLPVWDRWKEARGVPLTYRLTQVLTGHGVFGEFLKKIRKEVTNICHHCGEAEDNAQHTLQHCPAWAMQRHTLTVKIGDDLSPRRIVEALLRSRSDYEAVRDFCEQIMLAKERAERLRVRAEHPARIRRERSGRNGGRPPSPPTDTETTRGR; via the exons atggatATGCAGGATAACCAAGAAATCgacgtttacggtgcaggggagggataccccagtaccggcgcaggaGTGGGTGGTCAAGCGGGCCCCACTGCGTCGTTAGCTAGCGACCGTGGCCGTGTGGGGGTGGGCCACCGGGCCCCCATACGCGTAAACGCGTCCggtgaagaaatggaagacgTCGCGATGGAGGAGACCCGCGAGGGTGGGCCTCCCGCAAGGACAAAAGCGAACAACATCGAAGCGGCAAAGAACCGCGGAAGAAGCGGGGAGAGAAAAGCGGAGAGGGCGGGACCCGAGGACAGGAGAAGAAGCAACAGCCGGGGAGGGAAACCGACACCGACGCCGTCGCACGCCCCGCTCGCGGTCCCGTCAACCCCGCTTCCAACCGCAGCGGAGCACAGCGGCAACACGTTCCAAACGTTCAAAATCCCCAAGAACGTCAGGGACAAAGTGAAAGCGCAAGATGGGCACAGGTCCATAGACGGCTCGATAGAGTCGTCTCAGATGAGAAAGGAGTCGACCTCGGAAGGCAGATCGGAGGACGAGGAGTCAATGGCCTCGGTCACCTGGAGGggcaagaagagaaaaataacgaaagtgaCTCCAGAGGTGTCGGACCGAATGAGGAACGTTATCCAAGGGTCCTCACCGAGAGACGTGGACGCCGAAGTACGGCGACATCAGGCCGAGGTCCTGAAGGTGGCGGCGACGTCCTCCAACCTCAAGGGGACGTACGTCAAAACCCTCAAGGACGCGGTCGAGTACACCGTCGCGGCATGGTCCCACCAAACAACCACCTCCCGGGTGCCAGACTTcctggaagaaaggaagaagagggaggCGCTGGAAAGAGAGGTGGAAAGCCTGAAGAGGAGGAACGAGGAGTTGGAACAAAGGATAAACAGGTTCCTGAAAGGCACGGCCGAGACAGCGGCGCCGTCCCCGACGGAGGCGCAGGCTCCCCGGAGCAGCGGGAGGGCCAAGGACGACATCGGAGCAGAAATAGAGATGCTAAAGAAGTCGATAAGCAGCCTCGGCCCATCCCTGTTGGGGACCCTGAGGGAAGAGCTCAGGGAAGCCCTCAGGGGAACGGGCCTGCTGAGACAAGCGACAGGAGGGAACAACAGCGGCGACAAAGAGCGGACGACGATGCCGCGGACGGCGAGCCCGAAGCCTCCCCAACAACCCCCGCAATCCTCCCAACCCTCTCAACAGCAAGAGGGACAGGGACAGGAGACGGACGGGGAATGGAGGACCATGGTCTCGCGGAATGCGAGACGGAAGGCCAGGGAacagaggaggaaagaagcgGGCCACGGCGCCCCCCTCCCCATCGCGCCACAAACTAGCAGGGCGAGATCGGCGGTGGGACCAGCCGGGCAACCGCCAAGGACGACCCCCGCCGCATTAGGTGGAGGGGaaaggaggagagaaagaaacggagaGAAGAAGACAGGAGCCCAACCGGCGAAACGGACGTACGCGACGGTGGCGGGCAGGGCGGGATCGGCGGTCGTGCGGCCAGCACTCCGACCCCCCCCAACGTCATCGGCGGTAACGCTCACGCTGAGGGACGGGGCTCCGAAGACGTACGAGGAGATCCTGGCGGAGGCGAGACGGGACAAGACCCTCCAGAAATGCGGACTGGAGTACGTCCGAACGAGAAAGGCGGCGACCGGGGCCATGGTGATCAATATCCCGGACGACGCCGGCATGAGCAAGGCCACGCAGTTGGCGTCGCGATTAGCCGGGGTATTGGACCCCTCCACCGTCAGAGTATCAGTCCCGGTACCGACGGCCGAGATCAAATTGGTGGGGGTCGACATATCCCTTAACGAGGAGGAACTGCTGGAGGAGCTGTCCAGGGCGGCGGACTGCCAGCCCCGCGACGTCAGAGCATGGAGCGCGGGAACATCTAGAAGCGGCATGGGGATATTCTACGCCAAGTGCCCCGTGGCCGGAGCCCGTAAACTGGCTCAAGCGGGGAGGGTCACACTGGGGTGGACCAGGGCAAAGGTGATCGCACTCCCCAGGAGACCGCTCCAGTGTTTCCGATGCCTGGAGGTGGGCCACATGGCGGCGATGTGCGTCTCCCCGGTGAGAAGAACCCACCTGTGTTTCCGGTGCGGAGAAGAGGGGCACAGGGCGAGGAACTGCACGGCCGCATCGCCGAGGTGCCCCATCTGCGAGGCAAAAGGAGCCCCGTCAAAACACAGGATGGGAAGCGCGGCGTGCAAACCACCGGAGGTAGGACCATCCGGAAGGAGAAGGGCGCGGAGAACGGCGATGGCCAAGGCAGCAGAGGCCACGGCGACAACCACGAGCAAGGGCGTCACCGGAGCCGCGGAGCAGGCCAGCCTGTCGGGCAACCCACCAGTCGGAGGGAAGGATAGCACCATCGGA TGTAACTTGGGCAGAGCCGGAAGGGCCCAGGACCTGCTCTACCAGTCCATCCGGGAGAGCAGGACCGAcgtggcggtggtggcggaGCCGTACAACATCCCCGCATCCCCCCAATGGGCGGGAGATCTAAGCGGATGGGTCGCCATCACTTGGCCGTGTACCTCGGGAGTCTCCGGGCGAATCGCGGAAAGAGGCAACGGGTTCGTGGCGGTCGAATGGACGGACCTCGTGGTGGTGGGGGTATACATCTCTCCCAACTGCGACATCCGGGCGTTCGAGGACCTACTGGACGAGATGGGAGAGTGCGTAAGGAGGCTTCTCCCCCGACAGGTGCTCGTACTGGGGGACTTCAACGCCCACTCCACGACGTGGGGCAACGACAGAACCACCACGAGAGGCAGAGAACTGGCGGACTGGGCCGCGGGTCTCGGTCTCGTGCTGGTCAACAGAGGCTCGGAGTCCACATACGTGGGGCGGAGAGGAGCGTCGGTCATAGATCTGACGTGGGCGACGCAGAGGCTCCACCCCAGAATAAGGAACTGGCGGGTGGCCGTAGAGATGGAAACGCTAGCGGACCACCTCTACGTGCTAATGGACATCGAACCCGCCAAGAGAAGCACGAGCGgcgacaacaacaacaacgtcGAGGGAAGGACATCGAGCCGCCCGGGGCTGCCCCCTCCTCGCCGATGGAAACTGAAGGAGAGGGACGGGGACATGCTTCGGGCAACGGCCACCGTAGCGGCTTGGTGCTGGGACGCGAAGAGGAACAAGAACCGAGGCAACGTGGACGGGGAGGCGCAGGAATTGGGAGAATGGATGAGGAGAGCCTGCGACGCCTCCATGCCGCGAACCAGCGCCGGGTCTAGGCGCGACAACAGCAGCGTCTACTGGTGGTCGCGGGAGATCGCGGACCTGCGAGACGACTGCCACAGAGCCCGCAGGCTTCTCGCTAGGGCGAGAAGAAGAGGGCGGAACCGCAACGAAGAGGAGATCCTCGAGAGGTACAGGGCCCACAGAGAAGCCAGAATGGCCCTGCAAAGGGCCATAAAGGAAGCGAAAGAGGCGTCGTGGAAACGGCTGTTGGAATCCGTGGAATCCGATCCATGGGGAAGACCGTACAAGACGGTGCTGAGGAAACTCAGGCCGGCGGCTCCCCCGATAACCGAGAACATGGATCGGGAACTACTAGCACGGGTGATCGACACGCTGTTCCCACGaccggaagaagaaggaggcgaagaggaggaagactcCCCGAGGCGCCACGAGGATACGGAACAGGCCCCTCCAGAGGAGAGGGGATGCACTCGGAGCGGCGGCGGCGTACCGGCGATGGATCAACCCGGAGCGCACATAACGAGGGAGGAACTGGAAGCAGCCACCAAGAAGATGGCTGCCAAGGACGTGGCGCCGGGGCCGGACGGAATCCCCGGGCGGGTGTGGGCGGAGACCATGGACATCATGGCCCCCCGCCTGCTGCATCTGTACAACAGGTGCCTGAGGGAAGGCGCATACCCCCGGGCGTGGAAGGTGGCGAGGCTGGTGCTGCTGAGGAAGGAGGGTCGACCGCCGGAGTCCCCATCGGCGTACAGGCCGATATGCCTCCTGGACGAGGTGGGCAAGCTCTTCGAGAGAGTAATCGCCTCCCGTCTGGGGGCGCACATGGAGTCCAGGGTACCAGGCTGGCACGACAACCAGTTCGGGTTCCGTCGCGGGAGGTCCACCATCGACGCGATCCGCAGATTGAGAGAGGGGGTGGAGAGAGTGGTGGCTCGAGAAGGGATCGCGATAGCGGTCTCCCTGGACATCACCAACGCCTTCAACTCGATCCCGTGGAGCAAGATCAGAGAGGCCCTGCGATTCTTCGAGGTTCCGGGGTACCTCCGGAGGATAATCGGGGCATACCTCCGGGAGAGGTGGATAACGTACAGATCCACGGagggagaggagagaagagcgGTGGAGCGCGGAGTGCCGCAGGGCTCGGTCCTGGGACCGATGCTGTGGATAACCGCCTACGACTACGTGCTCCGCACCCCGATGCCCGGAAGCACGGGACTGATCTGCTACGCGGACGACACCCTGGTCGTGGCAGGAGGGCGCTGGTGGTACGAGACGGCGGAGGCTGCCACGGAGGCCACCCGGCGAGCGGCGAGGGCCATCGGAGAACTGGGGCTGAAGGTCGCTCCGGCCAAGACGGAGGCGCTCGGGTTCTACGACAGAAGACGCAGAGGACCGCCCCCGGATGGACTGACGATCGACGTGGACGGGGTAGGGGTCCGGGTGGGGAGCCAACTGAGGTACCTGGGCCTCATCATCGACGACCAATGGTCGTTCGAGCCCCACTTCGAGAGCCTCGCCCCAAAGGTGGCGGCAGCGGCCAACGCCCTATGCGGCATCCTCCCGAACATCGGAGGCGCCGGGAGAGGGGTGCGCAGGCTGTACGACGGGGTGGTCAGAGCCCGAGCGATGTACGGTGCGCCCATCTGGGCGAGGGATCTGGCCGCGAGCAGGCGAAGTCAGGCACTCCTGCGGGCGGTTCAACGCACCACCGCTCTGAGGATAGCGAGAGGGTACAGGACGGTGTCGCACGCGTCCGCGACCGTCCTGGCGGCATCCCCTCCATACGCGTTGCAAGCCCTGGCCCTTCAAAAGGTGTACGGAGCCACGAGGGTCAGGGACGGGGATCGAGACGAAGACGCTCCGCAGGTGAGAAAGGAGATAGAAGAGGAGACATGGGACAGGTGGCGGCTCCTACTGGAGAAGGAGGCGAGGAAGACGTCCCACCGCGCGGTAGACGCGGACCTGCCCGTCTGGGACAGGTGGAAGGAAGCGCGGGGCGTTCCGCTGACCTACAGGCTGACCCAGGTGCTCACCGGGCACGGAGTGTTCGGTGAGTTCCTGAAGAAGATTCGGAAGGAGGTGACCAACATCTGTCACCACTGCGGGGAGGCGGAGGACAACGCCCAGCACACTCTGCAGCACTGCCCCGCGTGGGCCATGCAGAGACACACCCTGACGGTGAAGATCGGGGACGACCTGTCCCCGAGGAGGATCGTCGAGGCGCTGCTACGTAGCCGGTCGGACTACGAGGCAGTGAGGGACTTTTGCGAGCAAATCATGCTCGCGAAGGAGCGGGCGGAGCGGCTCAGGGTCCGAGCCGAGCACCCGGCAAGGATACGACGCGAGAGAAGTGGGCGCAACGGGGGGAGGCCGCCATCTCCCCCAACGGATACGGAAACAACAAGAGGAAGATGA